The Clostridiales bacterium genome includes a window with the following:
- the miaB gene encoding tRNA (N6-isopentenyl adenosine(37)-C2)-methylthiotransferase MiaB yields MTEIDLKNINTSCNVPETEPNRQLYFMACCKKILDQKKIQLGRPLKMYVQTFGCQMNEHDSEKLSGMLLNIGYEKTSSKDAADFIIFNTCAIRENAELKVYGHLGALKNLKAKNKNLIIAICGCMMQQKEVVYHIKKTYPHVDIIFGTHNLFKLPELMLDVLDHNCCVTEIFNATSDVVEEIAIDRTDEKRAYVNIIYGCNNFCSYCIVPFVRGRERSRKLSDIIYEVKELAKLGYLEVTLLGQNVNSYGNDLSDNNATFPNLLRELNKIDGIKRIRFMTPHPKDFSPDLLRAIHDLDKVCHHIHLPLQSGNSKVLADMNRHYTKEQYLDLVYNIRKTIPDITITTDIIVGFPGETEEDFLDTIDVVKKAHFDMAYTFIYSKRTGTRASTSPNQIPPEITKDRFDRLLKVQNDVSLDNNKNLLDLVLDVLVEGFSKTSDKKLTGRTSGNKVVNFEGDESLIGTIVPVRITKALTWSLEGTLE; encoded by the coding sequence ATGACTGAAATTGATTTAAAAAATATCAACACATCTTGTAACGTACCAGAAACTGAACCCAATCGTCAACTTTATTTTATGGCTTGTTGCAAGAAAATATTAGACCAAAAAAAGATTCAACTTGGTAGGCCACTTAAAATGTATGTACAAACTTTTGGATGTCAGATGAATGAACATGATTCAGAAAAGTTATCCGGCATGTTACTTAATATAGGATACGAGAAAACTTCATCTAAAGATGCTGCAGACTTTATTATATTTAATACATGTGCAATACGCGAAAATGCTGAGCTTAAAGTATATGGACATTTGGGAGCATTAAAAAATCTTAAAGCTAAAAACAAAAATTTGATAATTGCTATTTGTGGTTGTATGATGCAACAAAAGGAAGTTGTCTATCACATAAAAAAAACATATCCTCATGTTGACATAATATTCGGGACACATAATTTATTCAAATTACCAGAACTTATGCTAGATGTATTGGACCATAACTGTTGTGTAACAGAGATATTTAATGCTACTTCTGATGTTGTAGAGGAAATTGCAATAGACAGAACTGATGAAAAAAGAGCTTACGTTAATATAATATATGGCTGTAATAATTTCTGTTCGTACTGCATTGTTCCTTTTGTAAGAGGACGTGAACGAAGTCGAAAATTATCTGATATTATATACGAAGTAAAAGAACTTGCAAAACTTGGATATTTAGAAGTAACTCTTTTAGGTCAGAATGTAAACTCCTATGGAAACGATTTATCGGACAATAATGCTACATTCCCTAATCTATTACGTGAATTAAACAAAATTGACGGCATTAAACGAATTAGATTTATGACACCCCATCCTAAGGATTTCTCGCCAGATCTGCTTCGTGCTATACATGACTTGGACAAAGTATGTCATCACATACATTTGCCACTACAATCCGGCAACAGTAAAGTTTTGGCTGACATGAATAGGCACTATACAAAAGAGCAATATTTAGATCTTGTTTACAACATAAGAAAAACTATCCCTGATATTACAATTACGACAGATATAATTGTTGGTTTCCCTGGAGAAACAGAAGAAGACTTCTTAGACACAATAGATGTCGTAAAAAAAGCTCATTTTGATATGGCATACACTTTTATTTATTCTAAACGAACTGGTACTCGGGCTAGCACCTCACCAAACCAAATACCTCCTGAAATAACTAAAGATAGATTTGATCGATTACTTAAGGTACAAAATGATGTAAGCCTGGATAATAATAAAAATCTATTGGATTTGGTTTTGGATGTTTTAGTTGAAGGCTTTAGTAAAACATCTGATAAAAAATTAACTGGTCGAACTTCTGGAAATAAAGTTGTAAACTTTGAAGGTGATGAGTCTTTAATTGGAACTATTGTCCCTGTTAGAATAACTAAAGCTCTCACTTGGTCACTAGAAGGAACTCTTGAATGA
- the deoD gene encoding purine-nucleoside phosphorylase codes for MSIHIGAPKGDIAETVLLPGDPLRAKFIAENMLEGAVCYNNVRGMLGFTGTYKGKKISVQGTGMGVPSILIYATELIEFYGAKNLIRIGTCGSIKEDIKIRDIILATTASTRSAISSTVFGSATYAPSTSFDLLRKAYDNAAKKGIHVHVGSVFTEDQFYNEIDDSKLWASYGMLAKEMETYGLYTVASRNNVNALSILTVSDSLVTGELTSSEEREKTFTNMVEIALDTAID; via the coding sequence ATGTCTATACATATAGGAGCCCCAAAAGGAGACATAGCAGAAACAGTATTATTGCCAGGAGATCCATTAAGGGCTAAGTTTATAGCAGAGAATATGTTAGAAGGTGCAGTGTGTTATAATAATGTGAGAGGAATGTTAGGATTTACAGGAACCTATAAAGGGAAAAAGATTTCAGTTCAGGGTACAGGAATGGGAGTACCGTCCATTTTAATATATGCAACTGAGCTAATAGAGTTTTATGGAGCAAAGAATCTTATTAGAATAGGAACATGTGGCTCGATAAAAGAAGATATAAAAATAAGAGATATAATATTAGCTACGACTGCGTCTACAAGGAGTGCAATAAGTAGTACAGTATTTGGAAGTGCAACTTATGCGCCAAGTACAAGTTTTGATTTGTTAAGAAAAGCATATGACAATGCAGCTAAGAAGGGTATACATGTGCATGTAGGGAGTGTATTTACAGAGGATCAGTTTTATAATGAAATTGATGATTCGAAATTGTGGGCTAGTTATGGTATGCTAGCAAAGGAAATGGAGACTTATGGTTTGTATACAGTTGCATCAAGAAATAATGTGAATGCGTTGTCTATATTGACGGTTAGTGATAGTTTGGTGACAGGTGAGCTTACTTCATCAGAGGAAAGAGAAAAAACGTTTACTAATATGGTTGAAATAGCGTTAGATACAGCTATAGATTGA
- a CDS encoding SEC-C domain-containing protein, which produces MSLYEKWNKLLEDQEGEQEFWKEFLLKEKKTYEVLLGDIKEEEKGTVSELGQRYNLTPVEVIGFIDGINTSLKKEVELSTLDEASNVELKIDFEKLYYNMLDARAEWLYKLKEWDKILTVEKRKEIKKEFDKTRIAVSNKVGRNKLCPCGSGKKYKKCCGR; this is translated from the coding sequence ATGTCTTTATATGAAAAATGGAATAAGCTTTTAGAGGATCAAGAAGGAGAGCAAGAATTTTGGAAAGAATTTTTACTTAAAGAGAAAAAAACTTATGAAGTGTTATTAGGAGATATAAAGGAAGAAGAAAAGGGTACGGTTAGTGAACTTGGCCAAAGATATAACCTAACTCCTGTTGAGGTAATTGGTTTTATAGATGGGATAAATACAAGTCTTAAGAAAGAAGTAGAACTTAGTACTCTTGATGAGGCATCTAATGTTGAACTAAAAATAGATTTTGAAAAGCTTTATTACAATATGTTGGATGCAAGAGCAGAATGGTTATACAAGCTAAAAGAGTGGGATAAGATATTGACTGTTGAAAAAAGAAAAGAAATAAAAAAAGAATTTGATAAAACAAGAATTGCTGTTAGTAATAAAGTTGGAAGGAATAAACTTTGCCCTTGTGGTAGTGGAAAAAAGTACAAGAAGTGCTGTGGTAGATAG
- a CDS encoding sodium-translocating pyrophosphatase, translating into MKVLGLMSIIAAVCVVAFIVVFMLIKYVFKQELGNEKMQEIAKAIKDGAMAFLSRQYKTISVMAIVVAVVLGFITKGRSSFNWYTFVSFIAGAICSGLSGFIGMYVAVSSNIRAAAGARDSLNKALIISFRGGAVTGLSVTTLSLVGVGGLFCLFGGLKGSVGAVKDAALLILGYGFGASFVALFAQLGGGIYTKAADVGADLVGKVETGIPEDDERNPAVIADLVGDNVGDCAGRGADLFESTAAENIGAMVLGIALYPVFGICGIMFPLIARAAGIIASVFGIYSVKTKEDEDPMKALNRGYSITTIIAAVFLFFITKFMLSGVGEYAGKVRYINFFGCALIGLILSFIFVYITEYYTSMSHRPVKSIAYSSKTGAATNIITGIAVGMESTFLPVVFISIAIFLSYYLGQTSGLKELGFNGGLYGTAVATMGMLATCSYILAMDTFGPITDNAGGITEMSGAEEEIRNRTDLLDACGNTTKALTKGYAVGSAALATFILFSAYLDKVKLALNIPLSHIFTVDIGKIEVFIGGLLGATMVFLFSSTAINAVGRAASYVIVEVRRQFKEKPGIIEGIEKPDYGECVDIVTKGALKEMVLPGLIVIVAPILVGFVLGAEAVAGFLMISTITGVLLALFLNNSGGAWDNAKKLIEVGDFGGKNSKTHKSGVVGDTVGDPFKDTAGPSIHVLIKLISTVTLLFAVLFVKYALIR; encoded by the coding sequence ATGAAAGTATTAGGATTAATGAGCATAATTGCAGCTGTTTGTGTTGTGGCATTCATAGTTGTATTCATGTTAATAAAATACGTTTTCAAGCAGGAATTAGGAAATGAAAAGATGCAAGAAATTGCTAAAGCTATAAAGGATGGAGCAATGGCGTTTTTGAGTAGACAGTATAAGACAATATCAGTGATGGCTATAGTGGTAGCTGTTGTACTTGGATTTATAACAAAAGGAAGAAGTAGTTTTAATTGGTATACATTTGTATCATTCATTGCAGGAGCAATTTGCTCAGGATTATCAGGATTTATAGGAATGTATGTTGCGGTTAGTTCTAATATAAGAGCAGCAGCAGGGGCAAGGGATAGCTTGAATAAGGCGCTTATTATTTCATTTAGAGGAGGCGCAGTAACAGGTCTTTCAGTTACTACATTAAGTCTTGTTGGTGTTGGCGGATTGTTTTGCCTGTTCGGAGGTTTAAAAGGAAGTGTCGGTGCAGTAAAAGATGCAGCTTTGCTTATATTAGGTTATGGATTTGGGGCAAGTTTTGTAGCGTTGTTTGCTCAATTAGGAGGCGGCATATATACTAAAGCTGCAGATGTTGGTGCAGATTTAGTTGGAAAGGTAGAGACTGGCATACCAGAAGATGATGAGAGAAACCCAGCAGTTATAGCTGATTTGGTTGGGGATAATGTTGGTGATTGTGCTGGTAGAGGAGCGGATTTGTTTGAATCCACAGCTGCTGAAAATATAGGGGCTATGGTGTTAGGAATAGCGCTATATCCAGTTTTTGGAATATGCGGAATAATGTTTCCATTGATAGCTAGAGCTGCAGGGATAATAGCGTCTGTATTTGGTATATATTCAGTAAAAACTAAAGAAGATGAAGATCCGATGAAGGCTTTAAACAGGGGATATAGTATAACAACAATTATAGCAGCGGTATTTTTATTTTTTATAACAAAGTTCATGTTATCAGGTGTTGGAGAGTATGCTGGTAAGGTCAGATACATAAACTTTTTTGGGTGTGCATTAATAGGATTGATATTAAGTTTTATATTTGTGTATATAACAGAGTATTACACTTCTATGTCGCATAGACCAGTTAAATCTATTGCATATTCTTCTAAAACTGGGGCTGCTACTAATATTATAACAGGTATAGCGGTTGGTATGGAAAGCACATTTTTGCCAGTTGTATTTATATCAATAGCAATATTTTTATCGTATTACTTAGGTCAAACTTCAGGTTTAAAGGAATTAGGTTTCAATGGAGGGCTATATGGTACAGCTGTGGCAACAATGGGGATGCTTGCTACATGCTCTTACATATTAGCGATGGATACATTTGGACCTATAACAGACAATGCAGGAGGAATAACAGAGATGTCTGGGGCCGAAGAGGAGATAAGAAACAGAACAGACTTGTTAGATGCATGTGGAAATACAACTAAGGCTTTAACAAAAGGATATGCAGTAGGAAGTGCAGCTCTTGCAACATTTATATTATTTTCAGCTTATTTAGATAAAGTAAAGTTAGCATTAAATATTCCATTAAGTCATATATTTACTGTTGATATAGGAAAGATAGAAGTATTTATAGGCGGACTTTTAGGTGCTACAATGGTATTTTTGTTTAGTTCAACAGCTATTAATGCAGTTGGTAGGGCGGCAAGTTATGTTATAGTTGAAGTAAGAAGACAGTTTAAGGAAAAACCAGGAATAATAGAAGGAATAGAAAAGCCTGATTATGGTGAGTGCGTGGATATAGTTACAAAAGGTGCTTTAAAAGAAATGGTATTGCCAGGGCTTATAGTAATAGTAGCTCCTATTTTGGTGGGATTTGTATTAGGCGCAGAGGCAGTAGCTGGATTTTTGATGATATCTACTATAACTGGTGTATTGTTAGCGTTATTTTTGAATAATTCAGGGGGAGCTTGGGATAATGCCAAGAAGCTTATAGAAGTGGGTGACTTTGGAGGTAAGAACTCAAAGACACATAAGTCTGGTGTTGTTGGAGATACAGTAGGAGATCCATTTAAGGATACAGCAGGTCCATCAATACACGTATTAATTAAATTGATAAGTACGGTAACATTGTTGTTCGCTGTATTGTTCGTAAAATATGCTTTGATAAGATAA
- a CDS encoding ankyrin repeat domain-containing protein: protein MKYLNAFLNSLKNYMEKFLLKSNKNGDLWLNFLFKKCNIGFSKFLIQLGININTTSKKGETPLWSAILEKNYDLVKSLLENGANADIGYNGNTPLTYACQHNDINLLNLLLAYSNPTINLVNTFGKTPLYIACVHGNLDIAKILIQNNANPNYKNKTGESPLWTACKYNHSNLVEFLLQNNADVNLCNNNGDTPLWASLISKNIHITKILLQNNAQPNQKDFCNLDTPLIFACEQKNILLLKLLLQHNVDIDYSNMFEQTALWISIYKKNIEAVRLLLQNNANINKKNTYGNTPIIVACKNEDIDLLRLLLDFNANVDETDKLGRTPLLISCLRKRFDMAKLLISSGSNVYKKDIYNCSPFKIICKEKCTTLLQLIVNQKNSDGLTPLYMACKKGDFRLVKLFVTNEADVNLECNQSTPLMCSIKYLKSNLDKSNFRIAFYRRIVEYLVFHNATVNIVINDSTPLLESIGSDFLLTQYLIDHGANVNMFTPTRCPLIEAIKLDIPTAKYLVDHKANVDMLVNNKSPLLEALHIKNFQMAKYLIEHGANTNISVTTGETPLSIVVSSSNNIELAKLLIANGANTDILYNKKLDKPSKKFAKKILNDPIVELLIAIKSKNSKKVQSFNKSVVALLQNPNNRIINKVTLDMATNLYKSLTTNILSKKNHLHDISLKKGL, encoded by the coding sequence ATGAAATATCTAAACGCATTTCTTAATTCTTTAAAAAATTATATGGAAAAATTCCTCTTAAAAAGCAATAAAAATGGGGATTTATGGCTAAACTTTTTATTCAAAAAATGTAATATAGGGTTCTCAAAATTTCTTATACAATTGGGAATAAATATTAATACTACAAGCAAAAAAGGTGAAACTCCACTTTGGAGCGCTATCCTTGAAAAAAACTATGATCTAGTTAAATCATTACTAGAAAATGGTGCAAATGCTGATATTGGCTATAATGGAAATACACCTCTAACATACGCATGTCAACATAATGATATTAATCTACTTAATTTATTATTAGCATACTCAAACCCTACTATAAATTTGGTTAACACCTTTGGGAAAACTCCTTTGTACATTGCTTGCGTGCATGGAAATTTAGATATTGCAAAAATTTTAATTCAAAATAATGCTAACCCAAATTATAAAAATAAAACTGGAGAATCTCCATTGTGGACTGCATGTAAATATAACCACTCTAATTTAGTAGAATTTTTATTGCAAAATAATGCTGATGTAAACCTTTGCAACAATAATGGAGATACTCCTTTATGGGCATCCTTAATTTCTAAAAATATACACATAACAAAAATATTATTGCAAAATAATGCTCAACCAAATCAAAAAGACTTTTGTAATTTAGATACTCCTCTAATTTTCGCTTGTGAACAAAAAAATATACTCTTGTTAAAATTATTATTGCAACATAATGTTGATATAGACTACTCCAACATGTTTGAACAGACTGCTTTATGGATATCAATATACAAAAAAAATATAGAAGCAGTTAGATTATTACTTCAAAATAATGCTAATATAAACAAAAAAAATACATATGGTAACACTCCTATTATTGTTGCTTGCAAAAATGAAGATATAGATCTTTTAAGATTATTATTAGATTTTAATGCCAATGTTGATGAAACAGATAAATTAGGAAGAACACCTTTGTTGATTTCTTGTCTACGCAAAAGATTTGACATGGCTAAATTATTAATATCTAGTGGGTCAAATGTGTATAAAAAAGATATATACAATTGCTCTCCTTTTAAAATTATCTGCAAAGAAAAATGCACTACACTACTACAATTAATTGTGAATCAAAAAAATTCTGATGGCCTTACTCCTCTTTATATGGCTTGTAAAAAAGGTGATTTTAGATTAGTAAAATTATTCGTTACAAATGAAGCAGATGTTAATCTAGAATGCAATCAATCTACCCCTTTGATGTGTTCAATAAAATATCTGAAATCTAATTTAGACAAATCTAATTTTAGAATTGCTTTTTATAGACGAATTGTAGAATACTTGGTATTTCATAATGCAACAGTTAATATTGTCATCAACGATTCTACCCCTTTATTGGAATCTATTGGTTCTGATTTTTTACTCACTCAATACTTAATAGATCATGGGGCAAATGTTAATATGTTCACTCCAACTAGATGTCCACTAATAGAAGCAATAAAATTAGATATACCAACAGCAAAATATTTAGTAGATCATAAAGCAAATGTTGATATGCTAGTAAATAACAAATCGCCTTTATTAGAAGCCCTTCACATTAAAAATTTTCAAATGGCAAAATATTTAATTGAACATGGCGCAAACACCAATATATCTGTTACTACTGGTGAAACTCCATTATCTATTGTTGTATCTTCAAGTAATAATATAGAATTGGCTAAATTGTTAATAGCAAATGGTGCAAACACAGATATCCTATACAACAAAAAACTAGATAAACCTAGCAAAAAATTTGCAAAAAAAATTTTGAATGATCCTATTGTAGAATTGTTAATTGCTATTAAAAGCAAAAATTCGAAAAAAGTACAATCTTTCAATAAATCTGTTGTCGCCTTGCTACAAAATCCAAATAATCGCATAATAAATAAAGTAACACTAGATATGGCAACAAATCTTTATAAATCGCTAACTACAAATATTTTGTCTAAAAAAAACCACCTGCACGACATCTCTCTTAAAAAAGGGCTGTAG